A stretch of the Poseidonibacter parvus genome encodes the following:
- the purE gene encoding 5-(carboxyamino)imidazole ribonucleotide mutase: protein MNFVSIIMGSKSDYEIMKHCADTFEKFNVNYEIIISSAHRSPVRTKNYIKEAEEKGAKVFIAAAGMAAHLAGALAATTTKPVLGVPMKGGAMDGMDAMLSTVQMPAGMPVGTVALGRSGAINAAYLAMQILAISDSELAVKLKEDRIVQAKKVETDSKEIEVIL, encoded by the coding sequence ATGAATTTTGTATCAATTATTATGGGTAGTAAATCTGACTATGAAATTATGAAGCATTGTGCAGATACTTTCGAAAAGTTTAATGTAAATTACGAGATTATAATCTCTTCAGCTCATAGGTCTCCAGTTAGAACTAAAAATTATATCAAAGAAGCTGAAGAAAAAGGTGCTAAAGTATTCATAGCAGCTGCTGGAATGGCAGCACATTTAGCAGGTGCATTAGCAGCAACTACAACTAAACCAGTTCTTGGAGTACCAATGAAAGGTGGAGCAATGGATGGTATGGATGCAATGCTTTCAACTGTACAAATGCCTGCAGGAATGCCTGTTGGAACTGTAGCACTTGGAAGATCAGGTGCAATTAATGCAGCCTACCTTGCAATGCAAATCCTTGCGATTTCAGACAGTGAATTAGCTGTTAAATTAAAAGAAGACAGAATCGTTCAAGCTAAAAAAGTTGAAACTGATTCAAAAGAAATAGAAGTAATTTTATAA